The Equus asinus isolate D_3611 breed Donkey chromosome 14, EquAss-T2T_v2, whole genome shotgun sequence genomic sequence CCTGCCTGgagtgccccccacccccctgcctgTGGTCCGACAGTCACATCCTGGGCATCCTTGCCAGCACCAGGGGTACAGAGACGGAGAAGGGGGCCCTGTCCAGGAGAAGCACAGGGTCTGCTGGGGAccgagggggaggggcagagagcaaGATGCTCTGGGACCCTCCCGTCACGTCTGGGGCCTGGAGTGGTTGGAGGTGTGAGCAGCAGACCCTCGTCTGAGCCTGAGGCCACGGGGAGCCCGGAAACTCTGGGTAGAGCTGCTCTCTCCTTCTGGGCTTGCTTCCAGGATGCACCAGTGAGGGGTGGTGACAGGCCCGGGTGCCCTGAGCCGGGTGGAAAGCCGCAGAGACCGTCCAGCTGGCTCATGGGGtaaactgaggaccagaggagCATGATGCTCCCGGGCCACAGGGCAGGAGCGCTCAGGCCCAGAACCTCGCTGTCCAGGTACCTGGGTGCTGCCTCCCTCGAGAGGAGCTGGAGGCGAGCCCAGGAGTTCCGGAAGATTCTCTGCTGGCCAGGGGAGGACCCTTCAGCTGGGGGCTCAGAGCACCCCCTGCAGGCGGCTGCGAGGGCCCGGCCGGACCCTGCTGGGAGGAGGAGGCGCCCCTGAGTCTCCAGGCAGCACAGCAGATCATCGGTCACATGAGCGTCCCTGGCCAGGGCCAGCCGGAGCAGCCCCGTCACTCGTCAGCCATGCAACTTTAGGTCTcgtttctgtgcctcagtttcctcctctgacaaATGGGGTCACCGATGAGACGGTGCCAGGCCAGGCACACATGCTCTCGATTCTCTGCCGTCACCAGGTGGCTGAGCAGGTGGTGTGTCATTTTcactttgcagaagaggaaactgaggcagtctGGAGCCAGGGCTcgcccttccctcccaccctcagcaCACAAACATGATCCCGGCAAGTAGGCAGTCAGTATTTCCTGTTGTCCTGCATCGTTCTGGGACTCCTCGAATGTGCCTCTGTTTTCCCAGGCGGCTTGGACACTTGACCGCTTGCCCTGTGGCTCGCCAGGCGCCTCCTGACCGACTGTCCCCTCTCTTGTTTCACAGCAGGACCAGCTGAGCTGGAGCTGCAGGGTGGAGCTGTCCGGACGCGCAGGCCGATGGGGACGGAGGTCACGGCCATGGCAGGACGCGGGCGGACGACGAGAGGCGGCGGGCAGTGAGGGAGGCGCGTCCCTCCCAGCACTCGCGCCGTGCGACCATGCGGTTTGGGACAGGACGCCCCTGAGTCTGCAAGCagcctcccctcccgccccctgtCCCTTCGGAGGCTGCAGCCCGGCCCCCCACccagtccccccacccccacccctgggcaGGCTGAGCGGGGTCTCCCGCGAGGGCGGTCCCAATGGCCGGGGGCCGGTGGGGTGCGCTGTGGGTGTGCGTGGCGGCCGCCGCCCTGCTGCACGCGGGCGGGCTGGCCCGTGGCGACTGCTGGCTGATTGAGGGCGACAAGGGTTTCGTGTGGCTGGCCATCTGCAGCCAGAACCAGCCGCCGTACGAGGCCATCCCGCAGCAGATCAACAACACCATCGTGGACCTGCGGCTGAACGAGAACCGCATCCGCAGCGTGCAGTACGCGTCGCTGAGCCGTTTCGGCAACCTCACGTACCTCAACCTCACCAAGAATGAGATCGGTTACATCGAGGACGGCGCCTTCTCCGGCCAGTTCAACCTGCAGGTCCTGCAGCTGGGCTACAACCGGCTGCGCAACCTCACGGAGGGCGTGCTGCGCGGCCTGAGCAAGCTGGAGTACCTGTACCTGCAGGCCAACCTCATCGAGGTGGTGACGCCCAGCGCCTTCTGGGAGTGCCCCAACATCATCAACATCGACCTGTCCATGAACCGCATCCAGCGGCTGCACAGCTCCACTTTCGCCGGCCTGGCCAAGCTGTCCGTGTGCGAGCTCTATAGCAACCCCTTCTACTGCTCCTGCGAGCTCCTGGGCTTCCTGCGCTGGCTGGCGGCCTTCACCAACGCCACGCAGACCTACGACCGAATGCAGTGCGAGTCGCCGCCCCTCTACTCCGGCTACTCCCTCCTGGGCCAGGGCCGCCACGGCCAGCGCAGCATCCTCAGCAAGCTGCAGTCCGTGTGCACCGACGGCTCCTACGCGGCCGAGCCCCACCCGCTGCCGGGCCGCTCGCCACCGGGccgctcgccgccgccgccgccgctgcccccCGAGCCCAGCGAGGCCCCCTGCGCCGACGACGAGTGCTTCTCCGGCGACGGCACCACGCCGCTGGTGGCCCTGCCCACGCTGGCCACCCAGGCCGAGGCCCGTCCGCTCATCAAGGTCAAACAGCTGACGCAGAACTCGGCCACCATCACGGTCCAGCTGCCCAGCCCGTTCAACCGCATGTACACGCTGGAGCATTTCAACAACAGCAGGTCGTCCACCGTGTCCAGGCTCACGAAGGCCCAGGAGGAGATCCGCCTGACCAACCTCTATGCACTCATCAACTATACCTACTGTGTGGTCTCCACCAGCTCGGGGCTGCACCACAACCACACCTGCCTCACCATCTGCCTGCCCAAGCCGCCCAGCCCGCCGGGCCCCGTGCCCAGCCCCTCCACGGCCACCCACTACATCATGACCATCCTGGGCTGCCTCTTCGGCATGGTGCTGGTGCTGGGCGCTGTCTATTACTGCCTGCGTAAGCGGAGACGCCAGGAAGAGAAGCACAAGAAGGCGGCCTCGGCGGCCGCGGCCGGCAGCCTCAAGAAAACCATCATCGAGCTCAAGTACGGGCCCGAGATGGAGGCGCCCGGCCTGGCCCCGCTGTCCCAGGGCCCGCTGCTGGGACCCGAGGCCGTGACCCGCATCCCGTACCTGCCGGCGGCCGCCAGCGAGGTGGAACAGTACAAGCTGGTGGAGAGCGGCGAGACCCCGAAGGCCAGCAAGGGCAACTACATGGAGGTGCGCACCGGGGAGCCCACGGAACACCGGGACTGCGAGCTgggccggccgggccccgacagCCAGAGCTCGGTGGCCGAGATCTCCACCATCGCCAAGGAGGTGGACAAGGTCAACCAGATCATCAACAACTGCATCGATGCCCTCAAGTCTGAGTCCACCTCCTTCCAGGGCGGCAAGTCCGGGGCCGTGTCCACGGCCGAGCCACAGCTGGTGCTGCTGTCCGAGCCGCTGGCCGGCAAGCACGGCTTCTTGTCGCCCGTGTACAAGGACACCTTCGCCCATGGTCTGCAGCGGCACCACAGCGTGGAGGCGGCCCCTGGACCCCCACGCTCCACCACCCCGGCCGGCGGCTCCGTGCGCAGCCCGCGCGCCTTCCGTGCCGAGGCCGCCGGGGTGCACAAGGCCGCGGCCGCTGAGGCCAAGTACATCGAGAAGAGCTCTCCCGCGGCCGATGCCATCCTCACTGTGACGCCCGCGGCTGCCGTGCTGCGGGCCGAGGCCGAGAAGGGCCGCCAGTACGGCGAGCACCGGCACTCGTACCCCGGCTCCCACCCCGCCGAgccgcccgcgccccccgcgcccccgccccacGACAGCCTGGGCGGCCGCAAGCCGTCCATCCTGGAGCCGCTGACCCGGCCGCGGCCTCGCGACCTGGCTTACTCACAGCTGTCCCCACAGTACCACAACCTGAGCTACTCCTCCAGCCCCGAATACCCCTGCCGGGCCTCCCAGAGCATCTGGGAACGCTTCAGACTGAGCCGCCGACGCCACAAGGATGACGCGGAGTTCATGGCGGCCGGCCACGCGCTGCGCAAGAAGGTCCagtttgccaaggatgaggatcTGCACGACATCCTGGACTATTGGAAGGGCGTGTCTGCGCAGCACAAGTCCTGAGCCCCGCTCTCTCCCTtccgcccccgcccgcccgcaaCTCGTGACGCCCACTGGACCAAAAAGGACACAAAACTCATTGCAGCTATTTGTAACCCAGAGACTCTCACGCGAACCcgacacacacgcgtgcacacgtGTGACAGCAGCCGCTGAAGCCGGGCCCCGCGgagaaggtgggggggggggcccagG encodes the following:
- the ELFN1 gene encoding protein ELFN1; protein product: MAGGRWGALWVCVAAAALLHAGGLARGDCWLIEGDKGFVWLAICSQNQPPYEAIPQQINNTIVDLRLNENRIRSVQYASLSRFGNLTYLNLTKNEIGYIEDGAFSGQFNLQVLQLGYNRLRNLTEGVLRGLSKLEYLYLQANLIEVVTPSAFWECPNIINIDLSMNRIQRLHSSTFAGLAKLSVCELYSNPFYCSCELLGFLRWLAAFTNATQTYDRMQCESPPLYSGYSLLGQGRHGQRSILSKLQSVCTDGSYAAEPHPLPGRSPPGRSPPPPPLPPEPSEAPCADDECFSGDGTTPLVALPTLATQAEARPLIKVKQLTQNSATITVQLPSPFNRMYTLEHFNNSRSSTVSRLTKAQEEIRLTNLYALINYTYCVVSTSSGLHHNHTCLTICLPKPPSPPGPVPSPSTATHYIMTILGCLFGMVLVLGAVYYCLRKRRRQEEKHKKAASAAAAGSLKKTIIELKYGPEMEAPGLAPLSQGPLLGPEAVTRIPYLPAAASEVEQYKLVESGETPKASKGNYMEVRTGEPTEHRDCELGRPGPDSQSSVAEISTIAKEVDKVNQIINNCIDALKSESTSFQGGKSGAVSTAEPQLVLLSEPLAGKHGFLSPVYKDTFAHGLQRHHSVEAAPGPPRSTTPAGGSVRSPRAFRAEAAGVHKAAAAEAKYIEKSSPAADAILTVTPAAAVLRAEAEKGRQYGEHRHSYPGSHPAEPPAPPAPPPHDSLGGRKPSILEPLTRPRPRDLAYSQLSPQYHNLSYSSSPEYPCRASQSIWERFRLSRRRHKDDAEFMAAGHALRKKVQFAKDEDLHDILDYWKGVSAQHKS